In Osmia bicornis bicornis chromosome 1, iOsmBic2.1, whole genome shotgun sequence, the following proteins share a genomic window:
- the LOC114882348 gene encoding uncharacterized protein LOC114882348 isoform X2, whose amino-acid sequence MRPLVTFNIRNKYHTKMKRSLHWIELKYNNLKNSSFSMYKLIHTNLEKKEKESRLPKLMWHRGSVRPAPIASFLFSIFIRLTVDQDFRIFPFIAGATQAMSVISNALAAQNYEALNEFVDKRAIKVLKHRVDQLTPEQRRLIAIQPQNSLIGIAKIQVIQTTDENEVILQVTAVAMYSNSEPIDFLIPFYEIRNKLESIFKCAYVFQRRYRKGIGESWIAKLINHESF is encoded by the exons ATGCGACCGTTAGTTACATTTAATATCCGGAACAAATATCacacaaaaatgaaaagatcCCTTCATTGGatagaattaaaatataacaatttgaaaaattcaagttttagCATGTATAAACTAATTCATACTAATCttgaaaagaaggaaaaagaaagtcGTCTGCCAAAATTAATGTGGCATCGAGGAAGCGTTAGACCCGCACCAATAGcatcttttctttttagtaTATTTATACGTTTAACTGTTGATCAagatttcagaatttttccaTTTATAGCTGGAGCTACACAG GCAATGTCAGTAATATCTAATGCATTAGCTGCACAAAATTATGAAGCACTAAATGAATTTGTAGATAAAAGAGCAATTAAAGTTTTAAAACATAGAGTTGATCAGTTAACACCAGAGCAAAGAAGACTCATCGCCATACAACCACAAAATTCTTTAATTGGTATTGCTAAGATACAAGTAATTCAAACTACAg atgAAAATGAAGTAATTCTTCAAGTAACAGCTGTAGCAATGTATTCAAATTCTGAGCCTATAGATTTTTTAATACCCTTTTATGAGATCAGGAACAAGTTGGAATCTATATTCAAGTGTGCATATGTATTTCAAAGAAGATATAGAAAGGGTATTGGGGAGTCATGGatagcaaaattaattaaccatG AGAGTTTCTAG
- the LOC114882348 gene encoding uncharacterized protein LOC114882348 isoform X1 translates to MLLFQLERCIFHTQMRPLVTFNIRNKYHTKMKRSLHWIELKYNNLKNSSFSMYKLIHTNLEKKEKESRLPKLMWHRGSVRPAPIASFLFSIFIRLTVDQDFRIFPFIAGATQAMSVISNALAAQNYEALNEFVDKRAIKVLKHRVDQLTPEQRRLIAIQPQNSLIGIAKIQVIQTTDENEVILQVTAVAMYSNSEPIDFLIPFYEIRNKLESIFKCAYVFQRRYRKGIGESWIAKLINHESF, encoded by the exons atgttattatttcaGTTGGAAAgatgtatatttcatacacAGATGCGACCGTTAGTTACATTTAATATCCGGAACAAATATCacacaaaaatgaaaagatcCCTTCATTGGatagaattaaaatataacaatttgaaaaattcaagttttagCATGTATAAACTAATTCATACTAATCttgaaaagaaggaaaaagaaagtcGTCTGCCAAAATTAATGTGGCATCGAGGAAGCGTTAGACCCGCACCAATAGcatcttttctttttagtaTATTTATACGTTTAACTGTTGATCAagatttcagaatttttccaTTTATAGCTGGAGCTACACAG GCAATGTCAGTAATATCTAATGCATTAGCTGCACAAAATTATGAAGCACTAAATGAATTTGTAGATAAAAGAGCAATTAAAGTTTTAAAACATAGAGTTGATCAGTTAACACCAGAGCAAAGAAGACTCATCGCCATACAACCACAAAATTCTTTAATTGGTATTGCTAAGATACAAGTAATTCAAACTACAg atgAAAATGAAGTAATTCTTCAAGTAACAGCTGTAGCAATGTATTCAAATTCTGAGCCTATAGATTTTTTAATACCCTTTTATGAGATCAGGAACAAGTTGGAATCTATATTCAAGTGTGCATATGTATTTCAAAGAAGATATAGAAAGGGTATTGGGGAGTCATGGatagcaaaattaattaaccatG AGAGTTTCTAG
- the LOC114881792 gene encoding mitochondrial amidoxime-reducing component 1-like isoform X1: protein MILDRTRLTYVSAAAVGAGTVVVFLWWYWTKRQKDQPPSEWRKVGELSNMIVFPVKSLGPIRMNTMECTKLGLKSGWLRDRTLMVIDLNGRFVTARQHPKMVLVSPSISGSVLTLSGPGMMSVSIDLSRIQGKGFRVAVWGQPVQACDCGEEPARWLSRFILQEDAGFRLVYYPLSYPSREVREKNKYFPLTSADTGAYPDATSYNLINESSITELNTRLDNPVVADQFRPNFVVKGAVPYEEDSWQWVKIGDVIFKNVMPCTRCIFTTIDPETGKKDPKAEPLKTLKSYRQITDPAIRPMTGESPVMGIHLALRSSNGTVRLGDPIYVGVPGMEPPLISPP from the exons ATGATATTGG ATAGAACACGGTTGACGTACGTGTCGGCGGCAGCTGTCGGCGCCGGGACGGTGGTCGTGTTCCTTTGGTGGTACTGGACCAAAAGGCAGAAGGATCAGCCACCCTCGGAATGGCGGAAGGTCGGCGAACTCAGTAACATGATCGTGTTCCCGGTTAAGTCACTTGGACCGATCCGGATGAACACGATGGAGTGCACGAAACTGGGTCTGAAGTCTGGCTGGTTGAGGGACCGCACGCTGATGGTCATCGACCTGAATGGACGCTTCGTCACCGCTAGGCAGCATCCCAAAATGGTCTTG GTATCGCCCAGCATTTCCGGATCGGTTCTCACACTGTCAGGTCCGGGAATGATGTCCGTGTCCATCGATCTATCGCGAATCCAAGGTAAAGGATTCCGCGTGGCGGTGTGGGGACAACCTGTACAAGCGTGCGACTGCGGTGAAGAGCCGGCAAGGTGGTTGTCCCGGTTCATCCTTCAGGAGGACGCTGGTTTTCGACTGGTTTATTATCCGTTGAGTTATCCAAGCAGAGAAGTCAGAGAGAAGAACAAGTATTTCCCGTTGACATCCGCGGACACG GGAGCCTATCCAGATGCCACCAGCTACAATCTGATAAACGAGAGTTCGATAACCGAATTAAACACTCGATTGGATAATCCAGTTGTCGCGGACCAATTTCGTCCAAATTTCGTCGTGAAGGGTGCTGTCCCTTACGAGGAGGATAGCTGGCAGTGGGTGAAAATCGGGGATGTTATCTTCAAGAACGTGATGCCGTGCACCAGGTGTATCTTTACTACCATCGATCCGGAAACCGGTAAAAAGGACCCTAAAGCTGAGCCGTTGAAAACTCTGAAAAG TTACAGACAAATAACGGATCCAGCTATACGTCCTATGACCGGTGAAAGTCCAGTGATGGGTATCCACCTGGCATTGAGGAGCTCTAATGGCACCGTGCGATTAGGGGATCCAATTTACGTTGGTGTTCCTGGTATGGAACCACCATTGATCTCGCCTCCATAG
- the LOC114881792 gene encoding mitochondrial amidoxime-reducing component 1-like isoform X2, with translation MIVFPVKSLGPIRMNTMECTKLGLKSGWLRDRTLMVIDLNGRFVTARQHPKMVLVSPSISGSVLTLSGPGMMSVSIDLSRIQGKGFRVAVWGQPVQACDCGEEPARWLSRFILQEDAGFRLVYYPLSYPSREVREKNKYFPLTSADTGAYPDATSYNLINESSITELNTRLDNPVVADQFRPNFVVKGAVPYEEDSWQWVKIGDVIFKNVMPCTRCIFTTIDPETGKKDPKAEPLKTLKSYRQITDPAIRPMTGESPVMGIHLALRSSNGTVRLGDPIYVGVPGMEPPLISPP, from the exons ATGATCGTGTTCCCGGTTAAGTCACTTGGACCGATCCGGATGAACACGATGGAGTGCACGAAACTGGGTCTGAAGTCTGGCTGGTTGAGGGACCGCACGCTGATGGTCATCGACCTGAATGGACGCTTCGTCACCGCTAGGCAGCATCCCAAAATGGTCTTG GTATCGCCCAGCATTTCCGGATCGGTTCTCACACTGTCAGGTCCGGGAATGATGTCCGTGTCCATCGATCTATCGCGAATCCAAGGTAAAGGATTCCGCGTGGCGGTGTGGGGACAACCTGTACAAGCGTGCGACTGCGGTGAAGAGCCGGCAAGGTGGTTGTCCCGGTTCATCCTTCAGGAGGACGCTGGTTTTCGACTGGTTTATTATCCGTTGAGTTATCCAAGCAGAGAAGTCAGAGAGAAGAACAAGTATTTCCCGTTGACATCCGCGGACACG GGAGCCTATCCAGATGCCACCAGCTACAATCTGATAAACGAGAGTTCGATAACCGAATTAAACACTCGATTGGATAATCCAGTTGTCGCGGACCAATTTCGTCCAAATTTCGTCGTGAAGGGTGCTGTCCCTTACGAGGAGGATAGCTGGCAGTGGGTGAAAATCGGGGATGTTATCTTCAAGAACGTGATGCCGTGCACCAGGTGTATCTTTACTACCATCGATCCGGAAACCGGTAAAAAGGACCCTAAAGCTGAGCCGTTGAAAACTCTGAAAAG TTACAGACAAATAACGGATCCAGCTATACGTCCTATGACCGGTGAAAGTCCAGTGATGGGTATCCACCTGGCATTGAGGAGCTCTAATGGCACCGTGCGATTAGGGGATCCAATTTACGTTGGTGTTCCTGGTATGGAACCACCATTGATCTCGCCTCCATAG